Proteins encoded within one genomic window of Marasmius oreades isolate 03SP1 chromosome 4, whole genome shotgun sequence:
- a CDS encoding uncharacterized protein (antiSMASH:Cluster_4.6) gives MFLMDEVDDEPAAAHGQKVQLQVEEQKNMHRTWDDVGGQDSGVIVIFVAMLVVVGAVIGGAVRHREDEANSWVEASVIKKKKTDVAPSQMTARSSFNRAEDQDWSFEEEEGSEDKSSNDNLAGANEEGHQDSDKDELDSMESADRDAVLASEAPVICPHAERQPQTLFNDDDDDILEATSTSHISTSALHRHSSQARSISSPSEHLDINLPAVTDDYDMLIEDQNRNEQESDLEDHIRASQQTTRREYRTQGPQSNQPLVTYQKVSNAARYECKLIRYFSRSEKTETSTSICDRLAQLCHPTNGAQSPRNQLIKRTLRTSSNTSAEGHQEGEDKRESEAQALYKKVPPHQSQHLFTSSIRELPDEHELPPGLVALATTTITAVLRDWKTGEKHAQNFEGNMFHRTYMSNIEWMAAV, from the exons ATGTTCTTGATGGATGAAGTTGACGATGAACCAGCAGCTGCTCATGGCCAGAAGGTTCAATTGCAGGTCGAGGAACAAAAAAACATGCATCGTACCTGGGATGATGTCGGCGGGCAGGATTCAGGAGTGATCGTCATCTTCGTTGCAATGCTCGTCGTGGTTGGTGCTGTTATTGGAGGTGCCGTTAGGCATCGTGAGGATGAGGCCAACA GCTGGGTTGAGGCATCCGTCAttaagaagaaaaagacggaTGTGGCACCATCCCAAATGACTG CTCGTTCCTCATTCAACAGAGCAGAAGACCAAGATTGGAgctttgaagaagaggagggaagTGAAGACAAGTCATCCAACGACAATTTGGCTGGCGCTAATGAAGAAGGGCATCAAGACTCTGATAAGGATGAACTTGACTCTATGGAATCGGCAGATAGGGATGCAGTATTGGCGTCTGAA GCACCCGTTATTTGCCCACATGCGGAAAGACAACCCCAGACACTCTTCAacgacgatgatgatgacattCTCGAGGCCACGTCAACCTCACACATAAGCACCAGCGCCCTTCACCGTCACTCAAGCCAAGCTCGGTCCATCTCCAGCCCATCTGAACATCTGGATATCAATCTACCTGCTGTTACGGACGATTATGATATGCTGATTGAGGATCAGAATCGTAATGAGCAGGAGTCAGATCTCGAAGACCATATCAGA GCCTCTCAACAAACAACGCGAAGGGAATATAGAACTCAG GGTCCTCAGTCAAACCAACCTCTTGTAACATATCAGAAGGTTAGTAATGCGGCTCGGTATGAATGTAAACTGATTCGATACTTCTCCAGGTCTGAGAAAACAGAAACTTCGACGTCAATCTGCGATCGACTCGCACAACTCTGCCACCCAACCAATGGAGCTCAAAGCCCAAGAAATCAGCTCATCAAGAGAACTTTGAGAACGAG CTCAAACACCAGTGCTGAAGGACACCAAGAAGGGGAAGACAAACGCGAGTCGGAAGCCCAAGCACTGTACAAGAAGGTTCCACCACATCAAAGTCAGCATCTCTTCACTTCGTCAATCAGAGAACTGCCAGATGAGCATGAGCTACCTCCTGGGCTTGTTGCGCTTGCCACAACTACT ATTACGGCTGTTCTTCGTGACTGGAAAACTGGGGAAAAACATGCTCAGAACTTTGAGGGAAATATGTTCCACCGCACATATATGAGCAATATTGAATGGATGGCAGCGGTGTGA
- a CDS encoding uncharacterized protein (antiSMASH:Cluster_4.6) encodes MAFYCSGCNSKALSYQGYQTHLRLSQNPECRRLYNHLNSYVPSDSDSDNGTDDSEEDEQNPVAFEGDYFSPTYMPNDLGLSSDEGDGDIENMIEQTGLVSEVDFKSDEEVLDISAPQTPRQAIDERLRKEIFVEKFPSTLARAAVHQRCNGDTYYGANVAGSTENPYAPCTSKLEWEFVRWAKLRGPGATALTELLQIEGFCECLGLSFSTSKELNKLIDSLPERPCFHREEVTIAGQSFEFFYRDIQECIKALWSDPEFTPYLVFAPERHYKDQTKTTRLYHDMHTGNWWWEKQEEFEKCHPGATIIPIIISSDKMQVTLFRNKTAYPVYMTIGNLPKFIRWKPS; translated from the exons ATGGCCTTCTACTGTTCAGGATGCAATTCGAAAGCCCTTTCATATCAGGGGTACCAGACACATCTACGCCTCAGTCAAAATCCTGAATGCCGCCGCCTCTACAATCACTTAAACTCATATGTTCCATCTGACTCAGACTCGGATAATGGTACAGATGActcggaggaagatgaacagAACCCAGTGGCGTTTGAGGGTGACTATTTTAGTCCAACATACATGCCAAATGATCTTGGACTGAGTTCGGATGAAGGGGATGGTGATATAGAGAATATGATTGAGCAGACAGGGCTGGTCTCGGAGGTGGATTTCA AATCTGACGAAGAAGTTTTGGACATATCAGCACCACAGACACCGAGGCAAGCCATAGATGAAAGACTACGGAAGGAGATCTTTGTTGAAAAATTCCCGTCTACTCTTGCCAGGGCAGCTGTACATCAGCGCTGCAACGGTGACACTTATTATGGGGCAAATGTTGCAGGCTCGACAGAGAATCCTTATGCACCTTGTACCTCAAAACTAGAATGGGAGTTTGTGAGGTGGGCAAAGTTACGTGGACCAGGAGCAACTGCATTGACAGAGTTGCTACAGATTGAAGGT TTTTGCGAGTGTCTTGgcctttcattttcaaccagCAAGGAACTCAATAAACTTATTGACTCTCTCCCTGAACGTCCATGTTTTCATCGAGAAGAGGTCACTATTGCTGGACAATCATTTGAATTTTTCTACCGAGATATTCAAGAATGTATCAAGGCACTTTGGAGTGATCCAGAGTTCACTCCCTACCTCGTTTTTGCACCTGAACGTCACTACAAAGACCAAACAAAGACAACTCGGCTGTACCATGATATGCACACAGGGAATTGGTGGTGGGAGAAGCAG GAGGAGTTTGAGAAGTGTCATCCAGGTGCTACCATTATTCCCATCATTATCTCCTCTGACAAAATGCAAGTGACACTTTTCCGAAACAAGACCGCCTATCCAGTATACATGACTATTGGAAATCTACCAAAGTTCATTCGATGGAAGCCATCTTGA
- a CDS encoding uncharacterized protein (antiSMASH:Cluster_4.6) — MSFVLEPLIPVGEKGMKVVSGDGVVHHGFPLHAIFVGDYPEQLLVTGQKNGECPVGDVEKDKLGDLDAECIPRDILPIQQASASIGNGYDAFYKACSAVGIKPIQNIFWRHLPNMNIHMCITPDVLHQLFQGVIKHVFSWLKQVFGHEEIDARCCRFPPNRNI; from the coding sequence ATGTCATTTGTGCTTGAGCCACTCATCCCTGTCGGTGAAAAGGGCATGAAGGTGGTTAGTGGGGATGGTGTGGTTCATCATGGATTCCCTCTTCATGCCATTTTTGTTGGAGATTACCCTGAACAGCTTCTTGTAACAGGGCAGAAGAATGGTGAATGTCCTGTTGGAGATGTAGAAAAGGATAAACTTGGAGATTTAGATGCGGAATGTATTCCACGGGACATCTTGCCTATACAGCAAGCTTCAGCTTCTATCGGTAATGGATACGATGCTTTCTACAAGGCCTGTTCTGCAGTTGGAATCAAGCCAATTCAGAACATTTTTTGGCGCCATCTTCCTAATATGAACATCCATATGTGTATCACCCCAGATGTTCTCCACCAATTATTCCAAGGTGTTATCAAGCATGTCTTCTCATGGTTAAAGCAGGTTTTTGGCCATGAGGAGATTGATGCTCGCTGCTGCCGCTTTCCTCCAAACCGCAACATTTGA
- a CDS encoding uncharacterized protein (antiSMASH:Cluster_4.6), translated as MRHPPVLVPHREIHMSKHPSVTSVVFQQLVNDYGAKDFEYCLGEYIAKAQAPEQAFTSASLHAATQHVLTFVPFYKVAVYHHIKFTEYDPYSITKGPEFVVDTIQAEPNRKDKYGRPIPGRFDTALIKVNGGEANGVKVGQIRCIFTLPKAGLQEWFPETSIQPAKYLAYVEWFTPFKQGPELNHLMYKVTHAFHPGEHVRLASVIPVETICRSVHLYPRFGLHAPLEWKSSNVLQLCDTFFVNDFLDRATYATVY; from the exons ATGAGGCACCCTCCAGTTCTTGTTCCACACCGAGAAATTCACATGTCCAAGCATCCCTCAGTTACTAGCGTTGTCTTCCAGCAACTGGTCAATGACTATGGTGCAAAAGACTTTGAATACTGCTTGGGAGAGTATATTGCAAAGGCACAGGCACCAGAGCAAGCTTTCACCTCAGCATCTCTTCATGCCGCTACACAGCATGTGCTCACTTTTGTCCCTTTTTACAAGGTTGCAGTATACCATCACATTAAATTCACTGAATATGATCCTTACAGCATCACAAAAGGTCCTGAGTTTGTTGTGGATACTATTCAAGCAGAGCCTAATCGGAAAGACAAGTATGGTCGACCAATACCAGGGCGATTTGACACAGCACTTATCAAAGTTAATGGTGGAGAAGCTAATGGTGTAAAGG TTGGTCAGATTAGATGCATCTTTACACTCCCAAAGGCAGGACTGCAGGAATGGTTTCCGGAAACAAGCATACAACCAGCCAAATACCTAGCATATGTTGAATGGTTCACACCATTCAAACAAGGGCCTGAGCTAAATCATCTCATGTACAAGGTGACCCATGCATTCCATCCAGGTGAACATGTGCGGCTGGCTAGTGTCATTCCTGTGGAAACAATCTGCCGTAGTGTTCATCTCTATCCACGATTTGGATTACATGCACCATTGGAGTGGAAGTCAAGTAATGTACTACAGCTTTGTGATACATTTTTTGTCAATGATTTCCTTGATCGCGCTACATATGCTACTGTATATTAG
- a CDS encoding uncharacterized protein (antiSMASH:Cluster_4.6) has translation MAAIEDSKDTSRGRLRNTSGYSDFDQGEKWERRLDSIRTDSFEENLREANANEFPPDPNKPTVQQSWDAIMKMSDMLDDDNMNGYKEDLDTLLVFAGLFSSVVTAFVVESYGWLQADPADTTVALLSQIAHQMSSGGQSQSLPPPPPLPFTPSPSVVRINTFWFLSLTLALVDALFGLLCKQWVREQQRKIIARTPGQALTLRWLRLQSFERWHVPKILACLPILLEIALFLFFAGLLELLYIRNQILFAFTFTVIGIAVVFYLTTTLLPGIDILRQVFETHPYFATENPVFEPDDILRLPKIEFICPYRSPQSGFLFHLFAAVYRIPGCKRLLYSFITTFNREWKKSTASVGNLDYLLTKNIAGISNWSSVDMNTVERFSSIPKCPDLYQLKGFRWLAQGARDISAMKPHVKNVLGEVHPHLVMPAVFDRWESPYGKPMWSATDVEGVLELGHRRGDNGMFNDQATGKDLGLASRILCFRYLLATYDDYRVVDSGSDDLARVAGELWDQIRKHPRGDSRVITTLVCPGEFLMAPARDWRGKGLEFYKKQWDKMDLKSQVKLVENTSKSMNSFLKSSKRSEDEVGGTLLASTYGLDFFIFLNDKVCKTGTLQQRPWTIEHWMEMLSHVRRVHQLPIQYFKSIPGTFPIPSNELKRTLDCSGTSESTLVALLDTYEECWNGAHRFVKQRVVCAVSDHIHRVLPSGLDPLSPLSEEPDQLSSSPSSTFITSARGLSFLTFVNERFHKDFGLLDWCGQNTICRWVDALDRVRIHRRLPLGYFSPLPMRYRVTGEVTGWYKAKDLKEGGGIFDIGGLGVPSAKCDEEDQTEEIQKGSNEGGSSSTSSGGEKLGSAEVFKLTTDIDNHQRTQVTVLEFDSGDTEKSETQDRQKLLAGGPGTESNV, from the exons ATGGCAGCGATCGAGGACTCGAAG GATACTTCTCGGGGTAGATTAAGGAATACATCGGGATATTCTGATTTCGACCAGGGTGAAAAATGGGAG AGGCGATTGGACTCTATTCGTACGGATTCATTCGAAGAAAATTTGAGGGAGGCAAATGCCAATGAG TTTCCTCCGGACCCCAACAAACCCACCGTCCAGCAATCTTGGGATGCAATTATGAAGATGTCAGACATGCTGGATGATGATAATATGAATGGCTATAAGGAGGATCTTGATACGCTTCTGGTTTTT GCTGGCTTGTTCTCTTCGGTCGTGACCGCTTTCGTAGTGGAGTCGTATGGATGGCTGCAAGCAGATCCTGCCGATACTACCGTCGCGCTTCTCTCACAGATCGCTCATCAGATGAGCAGCGGTGGCCAGTCTcagtctctacctcctcctccacccctGCCGTTCACTCCCTCACCCTCAGTCGTACGGATCAACACGTTTTGGTTCCTCAGTCTCACCCTCGCTCTGGTCGATGCCTTATTCGGCCTTCTTTGTAAACAATGGGTTCGTGAACAGCAACGAAAAATAATAGCACGAACTCCCGGGCAGGCGTTGACCCTCCGATGGCTGCGGTTACAAAGTTTCGAACGGTGGCACGTGCCCAAAATCCTAGCCTGCCTCCCGATCCTCCTCGAAATCgcactctttcttttctttgctGGCCTCTTGGAGCTTCTATACATCCGAAATCAAATTCTGTTCGCATTCACATTTACCGTCATCGGAATTGCGGTAGTATTCTATCTCACAACGACGTTACTTCCCGGGATAGACATCCTCCGCCAGGTGTTTGAAACCCATCCGTATTTCGCAACTGAAAATCCGGTGTTTGAGCCGGATGATATCCTTCGGTTGCCAAAGATCGAGTTTATATGCCCCTACAGATCCCCACAGTCGGGGTTTCTTTTTCACTTGTTCGCAGCGGTGTACCGTATTCCTGGGTGTAAAAGGCTGCTGTATTCGTTTATCACCACGTTTAATCGGGAATGGAAGAAGAGTACAGCGTCAGTTGGGAATTTGGATTACCTCCTCACCAAAAACATTGCTGGCATTTCCAATTGGTCGTCGGTGGATATGAATACTGTCGAGCGGTTTTCGAGTATTCCCAAGTGTCCTGATCTCTATCAGTTGAAAGGGTTTCGGTGGCTTGCTCAGGGGGCTAGAGATATATCGGCTATGAAACCGCATGTGAAGAATGTGCTGGGAGAGGTACATCCGCATTTAGTTATGCCTGCTGTGTTCGATAGGTGGGAGTCACCATATGGGAAGCCCATGTGGAGTGCGACGGACGTTGAGGGTGTATTGGAACTTGGGCATCGCAGGGGTGATAATGGTATGTTCAATGATCAGGCAACAGGAAAGGATTTGGGGCTCGCTTCGAGGATACTGTGTTTTCGATATTTATTGGCGACATATGACGACTATAGGGTGGTTGATTCTGGGAGCGATGACTTGGCGAGGGTGGCCGGGGAGCTTTGGGATCAGATACGTAAACATCCCCGGGGGGATAGTCGGGTTATTACCACCCTTGTGTGTCCTGGGGAGTTTCTGATGGCTCCGGCGCGGGATTGGAGAGGGAAGGGGTTGGAGTTTTATAAAAAGCAGTGGGATAAGATGGATCTCAAATCACAAGTGAAGCTGGTGGAGAACACGTCCAAGTCGATGAACTCGTTTCTCAAGTCGTCGAAGCGCAGCGAGGACGAGGTTGGCGGTACGCTTTTGGCATCCACCTATGGTCTCGACTTTTTCATTTTCTTGAATGACAAAGTCTGCAAAACAGGAACATTACAGCAACGACCTTGGACAATCGAACATTGGATGGAGATGTTGAGTCACGTACGGAGGGTCCATCAGTTACCTATCCAATATTTCAAGTCGATTCCGGGTACTTTTCCGATACCGTCGAACGAGCTCAAGAGAACCTTGGATTGCTCTGGAACGTCGGAATCCACTCTTGTCGCCTTATTGGATACGTACGAGGAGTGTTGGAACGGCGCCCACCGGTTTGTTAAACAAAGGGTGGTTTGTGCAGTTTCTGATCATATACACCGGGTCTTACCATCCGGTTTGGATCCTCTGTCACCGTTGAGCGAGGAACCGGATCAGCTGTCTTCATCGCCCTCAAGTACCTTCATAACTTCCGCAAGAGGCCTCTCGTTTCTTACGTTTGTGAACGAGAGGTTTCATAAGGATTTTGGATTACTTGATTGGTGTGGTCAAAATACGATTTGTCGATGGGTGGATGCTTTGGACCGCGTTCGGATCCACCGTAGGTTACCTCTTGGGTATTTTAGCCCTCTTCCTATGAGGTATCGGGTCACTGGTGAGGTTACGGGTTGGTATAAAGCGAAGGATTTGAAAGAAGGGGGAGGGATTTTTGATATAGGAGGTTTGGGTGTTCCAAGTGCTAAGtgcgatgaagaagatcaaaCGGAAGAGATTCAGAAGGGAAGCAACGAAGGGGGGAgctcatcgacatcttccGGTGGCGAAAAACTGGGGTCAGCAGAAGTATTCAAATTGACAACTGACATTGACAATCATCAGCGGACTCAGGTCACGGTTTTGGAATTTGACTCGGGGGACACAGAGAAGTCGGAGACACAGGACAGACAGAAGCTATTAGCTGGAGGGCCAGGCACTGAAAGCAATGTTTGA